One window of Cohnella hashimotonis genomic DNA carries:
- a CDS encoding class I SAM-dependent methyltransferase: MIVTTAEKPDAALVVYARRLADELGCRFAERRRETLAGLARKFPEAAHGILIAGPQGLRYAADGAEPLFYHPSMALIRVKRLLEGGHDALVDATGVRTGDAIVDCTAGLGADALVLSYAAGAAGSVTAVEASRILYVIVREGLRAYASGLSELDEAMRRVKMEYGEHLRALRAMPDRSADIVYFDPMFAKPVPGSASLRPLRAHAEDRSLAVEAIGEARRVARRIVVLKDHKTSGEFERHGFRRVRTSYSAVDYGVIEIQ, from the coding sequence TTGATCGTCACGACCGCGGAAAAGCCGGACGCTGCGCTGGTCGTCTACGCCCGCCGACTGGCGGACGAACTCGGCTGCCGATTCGCCGAGCGCCGCCGCGAGACGCTCGCAGGCCTCGCCCGGAAATTTCCGGAAGCTGCGCACGGCATCCTTATCGCGGGGCCTCAAGGGTTGAGATACGCCGCGGATGGCGCGGAGCCGCTTTTTTACCATCCGAGCATGGCGCTCATCAGAGTCAAGCGCCTGCTCGAGGGGGGCCACGATGCGCTTGTCGACGCGACAGGCGTGCGGACCGGCGATGCTATCGTCGATTGCACCGCCGGCCTGGGCGCCGACGCGCTGGTCCTGTCTTACGCAGCGGGCGCCGCCGGCAGCGTGACGGCCGTCGAAGCGTCGCGGATCCTGTATGTAATCGTAAGAGAAGGCTTGCGGGCTTACGCCAGCGGCTTGAGCGAGCTCGACGAAGCGATGCGCAGAGTAAAAATGGAGTACGGCGAGCATTTGCGAGCGCTGCGAGCAATGCCCGATCGCAGCGCGGATATCGTGTACTTCGATCCGATGTTCGCGAAGCCCGTCCCGGGTTCGGCCTCCTTAAGGCCGCTTCGGGCCCATGCGGAGGACCGGTCTCTCGCCGTCGAGGCGATCGGGGAGGCGCGGCGGGTGGCCCGCCGCATCGTCGTGCTGAAGGACCACAAGACGAGCGGCGAATTCGAACGGCACGGGTTCCGGCGCGTACGGACTTCCTATTCGGCCGTGGATTATGGAGTGATCGAGATTCAATGA
- the miaA gene encoding tRNA (adenosine(37)-N6)-dimethylallyltransferase MiaA, whose product MTNNKPPLIALVGPTAVGKTAASLAIAKTFDCEIISGDSMQVYKGMDIGTAKLPLAEREGVPHHLIDIQNPAEPFSAADFQAACEAAIRDIHSRGRIPFIVGGTGLYVESVCYGFRFQPTGGDSSFRESMQAIADAEGPEALHRKLSAVDQATAAKLHPNDVRRVIRALEIHAATGRPASEQLGEARGDRKESPYNLALLGLHMDRAKLYARIDDRVDDMLAQGLEEEVRGLLAAGLPSSSVSMQALGYKEMAAYIEGRAAYEDAVTMLKRDTRRFAKRQLSWFRHMQDLVWIDTNAAAKITDLLPMIYAIIAGKFK is encoded by the coding sequence ATGACGAACAACAAGCCTCCGCTCATCGCGCTGGTCGGGCCGACCGCCGTCGGCAAGACGGCGGCGAGTCTCGCCATCGCCAAGACGTTCGATTGCGAGATTATCAGCGGAGATTCGATGCAGGTATACAAAGGGATGGATATCGGCACGGCCAAGCTGCCGCTCGCGGAGCGCGAAGGCGTCCCGCACCATCTGATCGACATCCAGAATCCGGCCGAGCCTTTTTCGGCGGCGGACTTCCAGGCCGCCTGCGAGGCGGCGATCCGCGACATTCATAGCCGCGGACGCATTCCCTTCATCGTCGGAGGTACGGGGCTGTACGTCGAATCCGTATGCTACGGATTCAGATTCCAGCCGACGGGCGGCGATTCATCTTTTCGCGAGTCGATGCAGGCGATCGCCGACGCCGAAGGACCCGAAGCGCTCCATCGGAAGCTGTCCGCCGTCGATCAGGCGACCGCGGCGAAGCTGCATCCCAACGACGTAAGACGCGTCATTCGCGCGCTTGAGATCCACGCCGCGACCGGGCGTCCGGCGTCGGAGCAGCTCGGCGAGGCGCGCGGTGACCGCAAGGAATCGCCGTACAACCTAGCATTGCTCGGGCTTCATATGGATCGGGCCAAGCTCTACGCGCGCATCGACGATCGGGTCGACGATATGCTTGCGCAAGGACTGGAGGAGGAAGTGCGGGGACTGCTGGCGGCGGGTTTGCCTTCCTCGTCCGTTTCCATGCAGGCGCTCGGGTACAAGGAGATGGCCGCATACATCGAGGGCCGCGCCGCGTACGAGGATGCGGTCACGATGCTCAAGCGGGATACGCGGCGCTTCGCCAAGCGACAGCTCTCCTGGTTCCGCCATATGCAGGACCTGGTTTGGATCGATACGAACGCCGCCGCAAAAATCACCGATCTTTTGCCAATGATCTATGCTATAATAGCAGGAAAGTTTAAATGA
- the hfq gene encoding RNA chaperone Hfq, with the protein MNKSINIQDTFLNQLRKDSVPVTVYLTNGFQIRGVVRAFDNFTIVIDSDGRQQMVYKHAISTFMPQRNVSLQQQDAGANA; encoded by the coding sequence ATGAACAAGTCCATAAACATCCAGGATACGTTTCTGAATCAACTGCGCAAGGATAGCGTGCCCGTCACCGTTTATTTAACCAACGGTTTCCAGATTCGCGGCGTCGTCCGCGCCTTCGACAACTTCACGATCGTCATCGATAGCGACGGCCGGCAGCAGATGGTATACAAGCATGCCATCAGCACGTTTATGCCGCAGCGCAACGTATCCCTTCAGCAGCAGGACGCGGGAGCCAACGCTTGA
- a CDS encoding PBP1A family penicillin-binding protein — MAQSAPKSSRSGKGGKPPRKRGRRKVALIWIICLAILAVLAAAVAYLLVILNGERILSANLNKLDLDRSTIVADANGNQIAKISIAGGNREYVQYKDIPQAVRDAFVAVEDKRFYEHGGVDLFGIGRALAKDVVARSMVEGASTITQQLARNLFLNADKTWFRKGTEASIALALERHKTKEEILELYLNRIYFGNGQYGIKTAAKYYFGVGDLDQLKTWQIATLAAIPKGPSIYNPYKHPDNSMERRAVVLRLMADQGLITEEERAAAAEIVYKPTMAMTSTSKFASYTDYAIDEALQKLNLTEEELLSGGYTIYTTIDTDAQSAMESEFSKDSNFEKSEDDTPIQGAMVIMDQHDGSLKAMVGGRDYQKSGLNRVESRRQPGSSFKPIVSYGPALETGDYTPDSTLRDDKICYGNGTYCPTDSNAKKYIGAVSMKEAIRESRNQPAVWLLNEIGLSTGVKFAGKLGIDLGDEDKHNLAIALGGLTNGVTPVQMARAYGAFANGGQLQDAHAVLKINDASGKTVYSFKSPGDNQVIKPLTAYYVTEIMKGVVSGGTGTKAQIGGRTVAGKTGTTQLGLKGVSSSGNRDVWFVGYTPEYTAAVWMGYDKTDKDHYVKKSSGQAAALFSKVMTKALEGKKKQSFPVPDQAQEQPTPTTTANSAITDLTGVYDSQQVSVALNWTAVPGDNITYKIYRQASGENEFKLLVESVTPSADDPSILPDTTYTYYVKPYDPNAGTEGAESNRVTVEVTSELEPTPTPTPTETPGEPTESLPPESTNTPDDGNGGDQGEQTPDGGQPTDTAPPSQTPTPTPTPSSTPQSTESTGPVARATATPSVLPTQTDTADQNGKKNHKNDKNNKNQPDTGGAADTTETVAP, encoded by the coding sequence TTGGCTCAGTCAGCACCGAAATCGTCCCGCAGCGGGAAAGGCGGCAAGCCGCCACGCAAGCGCGGGCGTCGCAAAGTCGCGCTCATTTGGATCATCTGCCTTGCAATACTGGCCGTTCTCGCCGCCGCGGTCGCGTACCTGCTCGTCATTTTGAACGGCGAACGCATATTGTCGGCCAACCTCAACAAGCTCGATCTCGACCGTTCGACGATCGTCGCAGACGCGAACGGCAACCAGATTGCCAAAATATCGATCGCGGGCGGCAACCGCGAATACGTGCAATACAAGGACATTCCTCAAGCCGTGCGCGACGCTTTCGTGGCGGTCGAGGACAAACGGTTCTACGAGCATGGCGGCGTCGACCTGTTCGGTATCGGCCGTGCGCTTGCCAAGGACGTCGTCGCCCGCAGCATGGTCGAAGGCGCCAGCACGATTACCCAGCAGCTCGCTCGCAACCTGTTCCTGAACGCGGACAAGACCTGGTTCCGCAAAGGCACGGAAGCGTCGATCGCGCTCGCGCTCGAGCGGCACAAGACCAAGGAAGAGATTTTAGAGCTGTACTTGAACCGGATTTACTTCGGCAACGGACAATACGGAATCAAGACGGCTGCAAAATATTACTTCGGCGTCGGCGATCTCGATCAGCTCAAGACCTGGCAGATCGCTACGCTAGCCGCGATTCCGAAAGGGCCGAGCATATACAACCCCTACAAGCATCCGGACAACTCCATGGAACGGCGGGCCGTCGTCCTGCGGCTCATGGCGGATCAAGGGCTTATTACGGAAGAAGAACGCGCAGCGGCCGCGGAGATCGTCTACAAGCCGACGATGGCGATGACAAGCACGAGCAAGTTCGCCAGTTACACGGATTATGCGATCGACGAAGCGCTCCAAAAGCTTAATCTGACGGAAGAAGAGCTTCTGTCGGGCGGCTACACGATCTACACGACGATCGATACGGACGCTCAAAGCGCGATGGAAAGCGAGTTTTCCAAAGATTCCAACTTCGAGAAAAGCGAGGACGATACGCCGATTCAAGGCGCGATGGTCATCATGGACCAGCACGACGGTTCGCTCAAGGCGATGGTCGGCGGCCGTGATTATCAGAAGAGCGGATTGAACCGCGTAGAAAGCCGCCGTCAGCCGGGCTCCTCGTTCAAGCCGATCGTCTCGTACGGACCGGCGCTCGAGACGGGCGATTATACGCCCGATTCGACCCTCCGCGACGATAAGATCTGTTACGGCAACGGCACCTATTGCCCGACGGACTCCAACGCGAAGAAGTATATCGGCGCCGTCTCGATGAAGGAGGCGATTCGCGAGTCGCGCAACCAGCCTGCCGTCTGGCTGCTTAACGAGATCGGTCTTTCGACGGGCGTCAAGTTCGCCGGCAAGCTCGGTATCGATCTGGGCGACGAAGACAAGCACAATCTGGCGATCGCGCTCGGCGGCCTGACCAACGGCGTGACGCCCGTTCAGATGGCCCGCGCATACGGCGCCTTTGCCAACGGCGGACAGCTGCAGGACGCGCACGCCGTGCTGAAGATTAACGACGCTTCGGGAAAAACGGTCTATTCGTTCAAGTCGCCCGGCGACAATCAGGTAATTAAACCGTTGACCGCCTATTACGTGACCGAGATCATGAAGGGGGTCGTGAGCGGCGGTACCGGTACGAAAGCGCAAATCGGCGGCCGGACCGTCGCGGGCAAGACGGGGACGACGCAGCTTGGGCTCAAAGGCGTCAGTTCCAGCGGCAATCGCGACGTTTGGTTCGTCGGGTACACGCCGGAATACACCGCGGCCGTCTGGATGGGCTACGACAAGACCGACAAGGACCACTATGTCAAAAAGAGCAGCGGTCAAGCTGCAGCGCTGTTCTCCAAGGTGATGACCAAGGCGCTCGAGGGCAAAAAGAAGCAGTCGTTTCCCGTGCCGGATCAGGCGCAGGAGCAGCCGACGCCAACGACTACGGCAAACTCGGCGATCACGGATTTGACCGGCGTTTACGACTCCCAGCAGGTATCGGTGGCTTTGAACTGGACAGCGGTGCCGGGCGACAATATCACGTACAAGATCTATCGCCAGGCAAGCGGAGAGAACGAGTTCAAGCTGCTGGTCGAGTCCGTGACGCCGTCGGCCGACGACCCGTCGATTCTTCCGGATACGACCTATACGTATTACGTTAAGCCGTACGATCCGAACGCTGGCACGGAAGGGGCGGAATCGAATCGCGTGACCGTAGAGGTGACGTCCGAGCTGGAGCCGACACCGACGCCGACGCCTACCGAAACGCCTGGCGAGCCGACAGAATCGCTCCCGCCGGAGAGCACGAATACCCCGGACGACGGTAACGGAGGAGATCAAGGCGAACAAACGCCGGACGGCGGGCAGCCGACCGATACGGCTCCGCCTTCGCAGACGCCAACGCCAACACCGACTCCGTCGTCGACTCCTCAATCGACGGAGTCGACAGGTCCGGTCGCACGGGCGACGGCTACGCCGAGCGTGCTGCCGACGCAGACGGACACGGCCGATCAGAACGGCAAGAAAAATCATAAAAACGATAAAAACAATAAAAATCAACCCGATACGGGGGGCGCGGCCGATACTACCGAGACGGTCGCCCCATAA
- a CDS encoding GNAT family N-acetyltransferase has protein sequence MKSKLVTEQSELEQALALRMDVFVKEQGVASDEEVDEYDESPSACRHFLVTDEGEPVAAGRWKAFEPGVAKLQRIAVRLPYRGRSIGRLLVSAMEEDASALGYDSAVLDAQCSAEPFYEKLGYTTISAEPFYDAGILHVRMSKALR, from the coding sequence ATGAAGAGCAAACTGGTAACCGAGCAAAGCGAGCTGGAGCAAGCATTGGCCCTACGCATGGACGTATTCGTCAAGGAGCAAGGCGTTGCGTCCGACGAAGAAGTTGACGAATACGATGAATCCCCTTCCGCTTGCAGACACTTTCTGGTGACGGACGAGGGAGAGCCGGTGGCTGCGGGGCGCTGGAAAGCCTTTGAACCAGGCGTTGCCAAGCTGCAGCGCATCGCGGTTAGGCTTCCCTATCGCGGCCGTTCGATCGGTCGTCTTCTTGTGTCCGCCATGGAGGAGGACGCTTCCGCTTTGGGATACGATAGCGCGGTTCTGGATGCGCAGTGCAGCGCGGAGCCCTTTTATGAAAAACTTGGCTATACGACGATTTCTGCCGAACCGTTTTACGATGCCGGCATTTTGCATGTCAGGATGAGCAAAGCCCTGCGATAA
- a CDS encoding DUF402 domain-containing protein produces MKRKFSDRANWRRILKKNYACIPMDEPYFRGFVTLYRIQDLRDPLWKEYNGKRMCLADKGYLWTQHYPRGEHFVVTTMFDQRGQVVQWYIDICKTQGLTDQQVPWFDDLYLDIVVLPTGETLLLDEDELEEALDDGHITPRDSAMAHRTAQRLLSLIRQKKFPYFDMSLKHRKLFLERLGWESGTP; encoded by the coding sequence ATGAAACGAAAATTTTCCGACCGGGCCAACTGGCGCCGCATCTTGAAAAAAAACTATGCCTGCATTCCCATGGACGAACCTTATTTCCGCGGGTTTGTGACGCTGTACCGGATTCAAGACCTGCGCGACCCGCTCTGGAAGGAATACAACGGGAAGCGGATGTGCCTTGCGGACAAAGGATACCTGTGGACGCAGCATTACCCGCGCGGGGAGCATTTCGTCGTGACGACGATGTTCGATCAGCGCGGCCAGGTCGTACAGTGGTACATCGATATTTGCAAGACGCAGGGATTGACCGACCAACAGGTGCCCTGGTTCGACGACTTGTATCTCGACATCGTCGTGCTGCCTACCGGCGAGACGCTGCTGCTGGACGAGGATGAGCTGGAGGAGGCGCTTGACGACGGTCATATTACGCCGCGCGATTCGGCGATGGCCCACCGGACTGCGCAGCGCTTGCTGTCTCTGATTCGGCAAAAGAAGTTTCCTTACTTCGATATGAGCCTCAAGCATCGCAAGTTGTTTCTCGAGCGTCTCGGCTGGGAGAGCGGTACGCCGTGA
- a CDS encoding YdcF family protein, whose protein sequence is MSGGGNHLPSPVEAVGRARRRRLRAAAYVVSAGVLALFLWCGSLFVVIWRFDGEPAKGLPAQSDVGIVLGASLWNDKPSPGLQERLDQAVSLYKANVFSRFIVTGGLDAGGAALTEAEGMRDYLRQRGVSASAIFIEPAATSTYENLKFSKAIMQAHGWHTAVIVTHQYHGSRSLDIAKALDYERPQVSVTDSKAMNMAYHRTREVLAYTKWLLQKWL, encoded by the coding sequence GTGAGCGGGGGCGGGAATCACTTACCTAGCCCGGTCGAAGCCGTCGGCCGAGCGCGTCGGAGGCGGCTTCGAGCGGCCGCCTATGTGGTTAGCGCCGGCGTGCTGGCGCTTTTTCTTTGGTGCGGCAGCCTTTTTGTCGTCATCTGGCGATTCGATGGCGAACCGGCGAAGGGACTGCCCGCCCAATCCGATGTCGGGATCGTGCTTGGCGCGTCCTTGTGGAACGACAAACCGAGCCCGGGTTTGCAGGAGCGTCTCGATCAAGCTGTGTCGCTCTATAAGGCGAACGTATTCAGCCGCTTTATCGTTACGGGCGGACTTGACGCGGGAGGCGCCGCGCTGACCGAAGCGGAGGGCATGCGCGATTATTTGCGGCAGCGGGGCGTGTCTGCTTCGGCGATATTTATCGAGCCTGCGGCGACAAGCACGTACGAAAATCTGAAATTTTCCAAAGCGATCATGCAGGCGCACGGGTGGCATACCGCCGTAATTGTCACGCATCAATATCACGGATCCAGGTCGCTCGACATTGCAAAGGCGCTCGACTACGAGCGACCGCAGGTCAGCGTGACCGATTCTAAAGCGATGAACATGGCTTATCATCGGACGCGCGAAGTGTTGGCCTATACCAAATGGCTGCTTCAAAAGTGGCTCTGA
- a CDS encoding AAA family ATPase, protein MNARAQGERDSAAAARPARQINVVLRNQEAASSGAATSPEALAASRGLPSSGPWAIWQQELERMVGLDNVKELVYEIYALLQIAQYRGDAGLHSQAHVYHMIFRGNPGTGKTTVARLLAKLFQSMGLLTKGHLVEVERADLVGEYIGHTAQKTRDLVKKALGGVLFVDEAYSLARGGEKDFGKEAIDTLVKAMEDHRNQFVLILAGYPMEIDMFMMTNPGLPSRFPIQMDFPDFSVDQLLQIAEGMARERDYVLLPQAVAKLKQNVLQEKEATGHPFSNARYVRNMLERAIRNQAVRLLQQYPSASPSRQELVGIRPEDLKPLPAAGTPAGPAFGWGFN, encoded by the coding sequence ATGAACGCTAGAGCGCAGGGCGAGCGGGATAGCGCCGCCGCGGCGAGGCCCGCCAGACAGATCAACGTGGTGCTTCGCAATCAGGAAGCGGCGTCGTCCGGCGCTGCCACAAGTCCGGAAGCGCTGGCCGCCAGCCGCGGTTTGCCGTCCTCCGGCCCGTGGGCCATCTGGCAGCAGGAGCTGGAGCGCATGGTCGGACTCGATAATGTCAAGGAGCTCGTCTACGAGATTTACGCGCTGCTGCAGATCGCCCAATACCGGGGCGATGCGGGACTTCATAGCCAGGCGCACGTCTACCATATGATTTTCAGAGGCAATCCGGGCACGGGCAAGACGACGGTCGCCAGGCTGCTCGCCAAGCTTTTCCAGAGCATGGGGCTGCTGACCAAAGGTCATCTGGTCGAGGTCGAACGCGCAGACCTGGTCGGCGAATATATCGGCCATACCGCGCAAAAGACGCGGGATCTTGTAAAGAAGGCGCTCGGCGGCGTTCTGTTCGTCGACGAGGCTTACTCTCTTGCCCGAGGCGGGGAAAAGGATTTCGGCAAGGAAGCGATCGATACGCTAGTCAAGGCGATGGAGGACCATCGCAATCAGTTCGTACTGATCCTCGCGGGATATCCGATGGAGATCGACATGTTCATGATGACGAATCCGGGACTTCCATCCCGGTTCCCGATCCAGATGGATTTTCCCGACTTCAGCGTGGATCAGCTGCTTCAGATCGCCGAAGGGATGGCAAGAGAGCGCGATTACGTGCTGCTGCCCCAGGCGGTCGCCAAGCTCAAACAGAACGTGCTGCAGGAGAAAGAGGCGACGGGGCATCCGTTCAGCAACGCCCGATATGTGCGCAACATGCTCGAACGCGCGATCCGCAACCAGGCGGTGCGGCTGCTTCAGCAGTATCCGTCGGCTTCGCCGTCGAGACAGGAGCTGGTGGGCATTCGGCCGGAGGACCTGAAGCCGCTGCCTGCGGCAGGGACGCCGGCGGGTCCGGCATTCGGCTGGGGTTTCAATTAG
- the hflX gene encoding GTPase HflX, whose protein sequence is MKPNSYDTGADHGERALLVSLVTDAVRQSGADPEHSMDELANLADTAGVEVVGRMMQNRDVPDTRWFVGKGKAQELKARIAEEEATTTIFDQELSGVQVRNLEEELDVKIIDRTQLILDIFAGRAKTREGILQVELAQLSYLLPRLSGQGKNLSRLGGGIGTRGPGETKLETDRRHIRNRITELKRQLEGVMAHRKLHRERRKKNGVVQVALVGYTNAGKSTLLKQLTSADVLAENKLFATLDPTSRALALPSGKEVLLTDTVGFIQNLPHDLVAAFRATLEEVNEADLLLHVVDASSPMRDRQRAVVDEVLSELGAGGQPTLLVYNKIDECPPAAIGLLAGGPNALRVSAFSARDMETLLRRIEDKLLGDVRLLSLPAERGELAALAYRVGEVLEQGTDEDRLLLKLRINPADLEKYGRSLETYFIENHLAENENMNSV, encoded by the coding sequence ATGAAGCCTAATTCTTACGATACGGGAGCGGATCATGGCGAGCGCGCGCTGCTCGTCAGTCTGGTTACGGACGCCGTACGCCAGTCGGGCGCGGATCCGGAGCATTCGATGGACGAACTGGCGAATCTGGCCGATACCGCCGGCGTCGAAGTCGTCGGACGCATGATGCAAAACCGGGACGTCCCGGATACGAGATGGTTCGTGGGCAAGGGCAAAGCCCAGGAACTGAAGGCGCGAATTGCCGAAGAAGAGGCGACGACGACCATTTTCGACCAGGAGCTGTCCGGCGTGCAGGTACGCAATCTCGAAGAAGAGCTGGACGTCAAGATCATCGACCGCACGCAGCTGATTCTCGATATTTTCGCGGGCAGAGCCAAGACGCGGGAAGGCATCCTGCAGGTGGAGCTGGCCCAGCTGTCCTATTTGCTGCCGAGATTGTCCGGACAAGGAAAAAATCTGTCCCGGCTCGGCGGCGGCATCGGAACGCGGGGACCGGGCGAGACGAAGCTCGAGACGGACCGCCGTCACATTCGCAATCGCATCACCGAGCTCAAGCGGCAGCTCGAAGGCGTGATGGCCCACCGCAAGCTCCACAGGGAGCGCCGCAAAAAAAACGGCGTCGTCCAGGTTGCCCTTGTCGGTTATACGAACGCCGGGAAGTCGACTTTGCTCAAGCAGCTTACGAGCGCAGACGTGCTTGCCGAGAACAAGCTGTTCGCAACGCTCGATCCGACTTCCCGCGCGCTCGCGCTGCCTAGCGGCAAGGAAGTGCTTCTCACCGATACGGTCGGTTTTATACAGAACTTGCCGCACGATCTGGTGGCGGCATTCCGGGCGACGCTCGAAGAAGTTAATGAAGCGGACCTGCTGCTCCATGTCGTAGATGCTTCGTCTCCGATGCGCGACCGGCAGCGGGCGGTTGTCGACGAGGTGCTGTCGGAGCTCGGCGCCGGCGGTCAGCCGACGCTGCTCGTTTACAATAAGATTGACGAATGTCCGCCTGCGGCGATCGGACTGCTCGCAGGCGGCCCCAACGCGCTGCGCGTCAGCGCGTTCAGCGCGCGGGACATGGAGACGCTCTTACGGCGCATCGAGGACAAGCTCCTGGGCGATGTTCGGTTGCTCTCGCTCCCGGCTGAACGCGGCGAGCTGGCAGCGCTCGCCTATCGCGTAGGCGAAGTGCTCGAACAAGGCACGGATGAGGACCGACTGCTGCTCAAGCTTCGCATCAATCCGGCCGATTTGGAGAAATACGGAAGATCGCTGGAAACTTATTTTATCGAAAACCATCTTGCAGAAAACGAAAACATGAATTCGGTCTAA
- a CDS encoding aminotransferase class I/II-fold pyridoxal phosphate-dependent enzyme, whose translation MKSNVDGKGYRETEQEWQQLADRAETLAAGRFAETDRIGERNNWKVIRAFRRHKVSDYHFASSTGYGYNDRGREVLDLVYADVFGAEAALVRPHFASGTHTISTALFGVLRPGDELLFVTGEPYDTLRKVVGKPGDGIGSLADWGIQATSIPLLADGSVDFGAVAAAVTPRTRVFAIQRSRGYEWRSSFTIDQIADMIRRLRQIKPDAVIFADNCYGEFTEDREPCEVGVDLIAGSLIKNPGGGLAASGGYIAGKRELVEQAAFRMTAPGIGAEVGAMLGTTRSIYQGLFLAPLLVSQAVRGSIFAAAVFEQLGFETKPGWDEPRTDLIQAISFGSEAPLIAFVQAVQRAAAVDAHVVPEPWDMPGYEHPVIMAAGTFIQGGSLELSADAPIREPFIAYMQGGLTYAHVKLAVREAWETLRERGMLGGMSVRRDQ comes from the coding sequence ATGAAGTCGAATGTCGACGGCAAGGGCTATCGGGAAACGGAACAGGAATGGCAACAGCTGGCCGACCGGGCGGAGACGCTCGCGGCCGGCCGGTTCGCGGAGACGGACCGGATCGGCGAAAGGAACAACTGGAAGGTTATTCGCGCCTTCCGCAGGCATAAAGTGAGCGATTACCACTTCGCCTCCTCGACGGGCTACGGCTACAACGATAGAGGGCGCGAGGTGCTGGATCTCGTGTATGCGGATGTGTTCGGAGCTGAGGCCGCACTGGTGCGGCCTCATTTTGCTTCGGGAACGCATACGATTTCGACGGCGCTATTCGGCGTGCTGCGTCCTGGCGACGAACTCTTGTTCGTGACCGGCGAGCCGTACGACACGCTTCGCAAGGTTGTGGGCAAGCCGGGAGACGGTATCGGGTCGCTTGCCGACTGGGGGATCCAAGCCACGTCGATTCCTCTGCTCGCAGACGGCAGCGTGGATTTCGGGGCGGTCGCCGCGGCCGTGACGCCGCGTACGCGGGTGTTCGCGATCCAGCGCTCACGCGGCTATGAATGGCGGTCGTCGTTTACGATCGACCAGATCGCGGATATGATCCGCAGGCTGCGACAGATAAAGCCGGACGCCGTCATTTTCGCCGATAATTGCTATGGCGAGTTCACGGAGGACCGCGAGCCGTGCGAGGTCGGCGTGGATCTGATCGCCGGTTCGCTCATCAAAAATCCGGGGGGCGGGCTTGCCGCCAGCGGCGGATATATCGCGGGCAAGCGGGAACTGGTCGAGCAGGCGGCCTTTCGTATGACCGCGCCCGGTATCGGCGCGGAAGTCGGCGCGATGCTCGGCACGACGCGGTCGATCTACCAGGGACTTTTCCTGGCTCCGCTGCTCGTCTCGCAAGCGGTCCGGGGGAGCATTTTTGCTGCGGCCGTATTTGAACAGCTAGGCTTCGAGACCAAACCCGGTTGGGACGAGCCCCGCACCGATCTCATCCAGGCGATTTCCTTCGGCTCGGAAGCCCCGCTGATCGCATTCGTTCAAGCCGTCCAGCGCGCAGCCGCGGTAGATGCGCACGTCGTTCCCGAACCGTGGGACATGCCCGGCTACGAGCATCCGGTCATAATGGCTGCGGGCACTTTTATTCAAGGGGGCAGCCTGGAGCTGTCCGCGGATGCGCCGATCCGCGAGCCTTTTATCGCTTATATGCAAGGCGGGTTAACCTATGCGCACGTTAAATTGGCCGTACGCGAAGCCTGGGAGACGCTGCGCGAGCGCGGCATGCTAGGCGGGATGTCAGTTCGGCGGGACCAATAG
- a CDS encoding MerR family transcriptional regulator translates to MAGDEIRRNMALFPIGIVMKLTDLTARQIRYYEQHELIQPARTAGNQRLFSFNDVERLLEIKALIEKGVNIAGIKQVMNPVGESADDGTIINELSEVKRRELSESQLHRMLKQQIMSGNKRPGQVSLIQGELSRFYKNK, encoded by the coding sequence ATGGCTGGCGACGAAATACGCAGAAATATGGCGCTGTTCCCGATTGGCATTGTCATGAAGCTGACCGATCTGACCGCCCGGCAAATACGATACTACGAACAACACGAATTGATTCAGCCTGCCCGGACCGCGGGCAATCAGCGGCTTTTCTCGTTTAACGACGTCGAGCGACTGCTCGAGATCAAAGCGCTGATCGAGAAGGGCGTCAACATCGCCGGTATCAAGCAGGTGATGAACCCGGTAGGAGAGAGCGCGGACGACGGGACGATCATCAACGAGCTGTCCGAGGTCAAGCGCCGAGAGCTGTCCGAATCCCAGCTTCACCGCATGCTGAAGCAGCAGATCATGTCGGGCAACAAGCGCCCGGGCCAAGTGTCGCTCATTCAGGGCGAACTGTCCCGCTTTTACAAGAACAAGTAG